In Vibrio celticus, one genomic interval encodes:
- the tuf gene encoding elongation factor Tu, which translates to MSKEKFERTKPHVNVGTIGHVDHGKTTLTAAICTTLAKVYGGVAKDFASIDNAPEERERGITIATSHVEYDTPARHYAHVDCPGHADYVKNMITGAAQMDGGILVVAATDGPMPQTREHILLGRQVGIPYIIVFMNKCDMVDDEELLELVEMEVRELLSEYDFPGDDLPVIQGSALGALNGEKQWEDKIVELAEALDSYIPEPERAVDQPFLLPIEDVFSIQGRGTVVTGRIERGILRVGDEVEIVGIKETTLTTCTGVEMFRKLLDEGRAGENVGALLRGTKRDDVERGQVLSAKGSINPHTKFESEVYVLSKDEGGRHTPFFKGYRPQFYFRTTDVTGDITLPEGVEMVMPGDNVQMTVELIAPIAMDEGLRFAIREGGRTVGAGVVAKIFA; encoded by the coding sequence TATCGGCCACGTTGACCACGGTAAAACAACTCTAACTGCTGCTATCTGTACTACACTTGCAAAAGTGTACGGTGGTGTTGCTAAAGATTTCGCATCTATCGATAACGCTCCAGAAGAGCGTGAGCGCGGTATCACAATCGCAACTTCTCACGTTGAGTACGATACTCCAGCACGTCACTACGCACACGTAGACTGTCCAGGACACGCGGATTATGTTAAAAACATGATCACTGGTGCTGCACAAATGGACGGCGGTATCCTAGTTGTTGCTGCGACTGACGGCCCAATGCCTCAAACTCGTGAGCACATCCTACTTGGTCGTCAAGTTGGTATCCCTTACATCATCGTATTCATGAACAAATGTGACATGGTAGATGACGAAGAGCTACTTGAGCTAGTTGAGATGGAAGTTCGTGAACTTCTTTCTGAATACGACTTCCCAGGTGATGACCTACCAGTTATCCAAGGTTCTGCACTTGGCGCACTAAACGGCGAGAAGCAGTGGGAAGACAAGATCGTTGAGCTTGCAGAAGCACTAGATTCTTACATTCCTGAGCCAGAGCGTGCAGTTGACCAACCGTTCCTACTACCAATTGAAGATGTATTCTCAATCCAAGGTCGTGGTACTGTTGTAACTGGTCGTATCGAGCGCGGTATCCTACGTGTAGGTGACGAAGTAGAAATCGTTGGTATCAAAGAGACTACTCTTACTACTTGTACTGGTGTTGAAATGTTCCGTAAACTGCTTGACGAAGGTCGTGCAGGTGAGAACGTTGGTGCACTTCTACGTGGTACTAAGCGTGATGACGTTGAACGTGGTCAAGTACTTTCTGCGAAAGGTTCTATCAACCCACACACTAAGTTTGAGTCTGAAGTATACGTACTTTCTAAAGACGAAGGCGGCCGTCACACTCCTTTCTTCAAAGGTTACCGTCCACAGTTCTACTTCCGTACAACTGACGTAACAGGCGACATCACTCTACCTGAAGGCGTAGAAATGGTAATGCCAGGTGACAACGTTCAAATGACTGTTGAGCTAATCGCTCCAATCGCAATGGACGAAGGTCTACGTTTCGCAATCCGCGAAGGTGGCCGTACAGTTGGTGCTGGTGTTGTAGCTAAAATCTTTGCATAA